AGCTTTTCTGGCTTGAGGCGCGAGAAATCTCCAAGTACACACCGTGTATGAAATGTGACTCCGCAATCAAAGCATGTGTAGAACCATTTACATTGATCTAACTCCCTCTCACAAATTTCGCAACAACTTTTTTCGCTCAGCTTTACACCGCAATGTAAAGTGATAGGGTGATCATCTTTCTTGTGCCACATCTTTGTAGGCAAACTAGCACAATACAAACATAAATCAAAGCCACAAGCATCACAACACATCATATAGCGGCCATATCTAATGATGTCCTCACATGCAACACAACTTGAACCCCATCTTTGATAAAAATATAGGCGATGTAAATGGCCATCATGGATAAACGGCTCACAGAGAGAACCGCAATGTACATCTATTCTCCAATCACCTTGAAATGTGTAATTGAAACCATCAAATAATACACTACACTCTGCGCATGCGGTTACAACTTCGTTAGTAACTACCAACGAGTGTAGTTTGCGAGAGAAGGCAGTTTTTTTCTTCGTAGGGAGATTCGCACATTTATCATGAAGAAAAAATCTACATTCCTTACAACCATAGCTGGATTCAAATACAAGTGGATACATACATGCTTCACATTGTAGCCACTTGTCATAAAGGATCTTGTTCTTCTTGTAGAATTTTAAAGGATGTTTTTCATGACTAAAATGAATTATCAAGTCATCACCCACTACTTTGAATGGTGCAATATATTCGGCATCATGATTTGGGATACCTTCCAAGTCTACACGATCCCATAAGTCACTCCTTAACGCACATTTACAATGAGTTGCATATTTTGGACAAACAGAGCAAGAATAAGCTCCACGGTACTGATTTAAACTTTTGCGACAAACTCCACATTTCGAGTATCCAACACCGAGATGAGGAGTGAAAGAAATGCGATGCTCATGGCGATTGATGCTGATAATACGAGGTAAGTCGATACACTCTCCATGGGTGAGAAAAGCACACTGAAGACATACATAAGGCCCCCCTTTTCCATCTTCCCCACAAACATCACAAGTAAATGACATTGTTCTCGAAAGAAGAGTAAGTGGATGCACGTGGGTCCTTGCATGGTCAATTACAAGGGGTGGTGGGTTTCTAGTACAAACAAGGCATATGCTGAAGTTGCAAGTGGGACAATGATAAAGCATTTTTTCTGATTGTTTTTCACACGAAAAACAAATCTTTTCGGCATCACCCATAAGGTTTATAGATGCAAAAAGTTTTATAGGATGATTAGAGTGACAAGGATGATTTACCTCTTTTGAAAGATTGACGCAGTCCAAATGGAAGTAGAGATTGCATTCATGACATATATATGAGTATCCCCAAAACCCGTCCATGCATACCTCACAAGAGGATTCCTCTTTTCGTTTCTTCAATAAAACAAGTGGATGGTCATGACATAGCGGATGTTCGATAGCAGATGGTGGTGGTGGTTTCATCCCACAAGTCAAATCCACCTTGAATTCACAAGTGGAACAACTATAAAATGGAGCGAGTATAGTTTCTCCACACAATTCACATACACCATCTCCCAATTGCTTTGTGAGTAGGAGAAGATGTTGGGGGTGAGAAGGGTGGTTGATTTGCAATGGGGCTTCAGCGCACTTCTTATGGAAGAACCAAGCGGTACAATTAGGATCATTGCAATAGTAGCCACCATAAATGGTTCCTTCTGTTATGCATCCCTCGCAATAATCCATAACAAACCGAGGTGAAGGGAAAAGAGGATGATCGTGAAAGGAGGTTTTATACATTGTTGTAGATGTTATTGTATCCATGCGTTGATTGGTGTATGTGAGTGAGTTTAAGAGGTTTGTTTGATTGGATGCAGAATTGGAACGAGAAGACGGTATTATATATGCCTTTGTAAACTAATAACAATATACGAGTTATTTGCAAAATAACCTTTTATCTTTTCAAAGAAACAAAGAATCGAGTATTTTCATCGAAACACGATTTGTTATGAATAAAGGTTTTGATTCTTTGTTTCCTTTGAAAATAAAATTTACTCTCTTTTTTGTTTTCTTTTTCAAATATAGGTGATGTCCATTTCGCAAATAAATCTTGAACAATTATTTTTGTTATTACTTTATAGAGGGATATAGAATAAGTCGTATTGTGTTTCCCATCAAACAAAGCAAAAATGCTTTCTTCCAACAACAATAAAACAAAATGCTTTTCTCTTTTTGAGTTTAACCCTTGAACAATGTGCTTAAGGGTATTACTTTGCAGAGAGGAAAATACAGAAAACGTTAGTGAATAAAAAAAAGTAACAATTAAGGAAAGAATATATATATTTGAAATGATATTCTAGTTATTGTACACAATCCTTTTTGACCAGTATTAACCCCAGAAGAGCAGCCATGTTCCTCAGTTAGTCTCCATATCTGCTGCGTGGTACTTATCAAGATCTTCAGCAGATATCTTCTCTGCTGGGCCCTTGCCACGACCACCAGTACCACGTTGTTCAGACATTCCAGATAAAAGATAAAAGATAAAAACCCTACCTCAAACAGTTGAGGAGCTCGTGAACTTGGTAACAGGAAGTCGGCATGGAAATTTGTGATAAGTAAGAAGACTCCCACACATTTGACAAAGACATCTTTTAAGTTGTCAAACACAAATCTAACCTCAACAGGTTAACCCCACACACATAGGCTACACGTTTGTAAAGGATCCACTCTAGAAAAGAGATAATCTTAGACACAAAATATATACTGTGGATGGAGGATCAAATGCCGCAAAGCACGTAGAAGCTTACATTAAAAGCACATGAAAACATCAAACCGCCGAAGCTTTCAAAGATGACACAAATAGCGAATTTAAACTTCATTAATAGATCTCAATATCGACGCATTAAAGATACAAAGACATGGGACATTAGATTCGAAACATACCAATTCGCAGTACTTTACAAAACATGAGATTGCAAAAACGCAAGAGATAAAAACCCTAACTCAAACAGTTCAGGAGCTCGTGAACTTAGTCACCGCCTTGGTCCCTTCGGAAACAGCGTGTTTCGCCAGCTCTCCAGGCAACACGAGTCTCACAGCAGTCTGAATCTCCCGGGAAGTGATCGTGGGCTTCTTGTTGTACCTCGCGAGCTTGGAAGACTCGCCGGCGAGCTTCTCGAAGATGTCGTTGATGAAACTGTTCATGATCCCCATCGCTTTGCTCGAGATCCCGATGTCTGGGTGGACCTGCTTCAGCACCTTGAAGATGTAGATCTTGTACGTCTCGACGCTCTTCTTGGACCGCTTCTTCTTCTTGTCTCCGGCGACGGCGGAGGGATCCTTCGGGAGCTTCTTACCGGCCTTTGGCTTCTTCTCCGCCGGTGCTTTCTCAGCCGGCTTCTTCTCTGCTGCCTTGGGCGCCATTGATTTTTCTAGATGGAGTAGTAAGTCAAATTGCTTTGGATTTGCTTCTTGTTTGTTTACAATAGCTCGAGAGATTGCTTTTTTATATACATCGAAAGGATTAATATAATTGGATAAAATAGTTTGACGCGGATCAGTTACGTCTTTACCGTTAGATCCTCTTTTTAATAGAAAGACAATCGACGGTCATAAACGAAAGCTCTTACTAACTTGGTGGCGGGGATTGTTGACGTGGCGAGTTTGGCGCATTTTATGCTCCTCGTGAAATTTGTCTTTCCCGCCCCCCGCTTTTCTTCATTGGCCCATCTGTTATAACAAGCCTAATTTTAGGCCCATTTAAAATAAGTGAGACTGAGACAGTGAGACGTAATCTTCTTAACCCAGACTTGGACCCGACCCGACCGGTTCCCAGAAATCGGTTTTGTTGTTCACAGTGACGAATGTTGCTTTTGACGGTGATTGATGAAGCTCCGTCGCACGTTCCGATCAGTCTCAATCCCTCATTTTGGTCCTTGGAAATAAGTATAGGAAAGCGAATGAAATTAATTATACAACCACTCACCATACAACTTAAATTATACCCTCAAATAGCTGGATAAACATGACCCCGAACAGATGTATCCATTCTCTAAGTCACGAGCCTCTAGAACTACAGAGACCTTGCATCTAGAGTCGCATTGGCTGCATAATAGCCGAGTGTTGTTATTATTACGAACCACCTCAAATTTAATTTCATCATAGAAAATGAGCATCTCTGGTTTGAGACGTGAGAAATCTTCTATAGTACACATTTTGTATGAAATGTGACTTCGCAATCAGAGCATGTATAGAACCATTTACGTTGGTCCAGTTCCCTCTCACAGATGTCGCACCAACTATTTATGCTCACTTTTACGCCACAATATAAAGTGATAGGGTGATCATCACTCTTGTGCCATATCTTTAAAGGCAAACTAGCACAATAAAAGCATAAACTAAAGTCACAAGCATCACAACCAAGCATATAGTCGCCATGTACAAAGAAGTCCTCGCATGCAACACAACTGGAATCCCCTCTCTCATATGTTTGTTATATTAGAGATCATGTATTTGTGCAACAGTCGAACTACCGTGTGTCTATATTGCCTTCGTGATGTACATTGATGATCAAGGAATACAAATCATTTTATGGTATCAGAGGTATGATGTTAAGTCAGTCTGCTTATGCTAAGGATATCCTATCTCGTATGTCAATGCAACACTGCAAACCAATTTCAACACCGGTGGATCTTAAATCAAAGCTCTGATACCGTAAAATGATTTGTATTCCTTGATTATCAATGTACATCACGAAGGCAATATATACACACAGTTGTTCGACTGTTGCACAAATACATGAGCTCAAACATATAAGATCCAAGAATATCGGAGGTGCTTGTTGGCATATTCTATCAGTCTCGACACGATTAAATTCGTCATCATAAGAAGTTGGTCTCAAGATATTCATATGAATCTCTTGATTGAGCAAAGAATTGTCACTTGCAAACTCTATTTGCGAGATCGTTTGAAACCTATCCTTACGCTGCGTCACTTTTGCAGCTCTTGAGTATATAACAGACATTCATTATGTTATGGAAGTGGGCATGGAGGTTTGTGATAAAGAAGACCCCCACAACTTTGACAGAAACATAGTTATCAAAACACAAAACCTAACCTCAACAGGTTAAACACACCGGCCCACACATACACAATGGGGAATAAATCGATTTTCTCCACTCGTGAAAAGAGATCATCCTAGACAAAATTCAACCATGTATGGAGGATCAAATGCGGCAAACCACACAGAGGTAAGCGTTTGTCAGGAGATGGTACAAAGCGGGGTGGATTTAGACCTTGTGTGCTATGGTGTTTCTATAGATGGAAGTTTAAAGCACAAAGATCGAAAGATGTATCTTGGACTTGTAAAGGAGATGCATGATAGAGGACTCAAGCCTGATGATGTAATACATACAGGTATGATTGATGCAAAGAGCAAAACTGGAGATGTCGAGGGATCATTTGGTTTATGTGGTTGTATAAGTTGAGTATATATAAAGCTTTACACTATATGGACTTTTTCTGTCAGAAAACGAGAACAAACGCTTAAAGGAAACATCTTTACACAATAGGATCCAAACACAGCACAAACCTCGGGGACATTTTCAATATAAAATAAAACACTGTATGGTAACAAAGACGCAGAAGACAGACCAGGTGGATATAGAGTGAAGGGGAGTTAGGTTTTCATCACAGTTGCAAGAAACTGTATAGAGAAAAGAAAACACCATTCAGGAATAGTAGATAGAATATGAGCCAAAGAAAAAGCTTATTCTTTTTAGTTGACGCGGCTTTTGAAAACATCAAGATCCATCTCAGTTGGATCAGTAGCCTGAAGCTCCACTTGAATCCCATCAAGCTCACGCTTGAACCTGTCCTTGGAGCTCGCGTAGATCATCTTGCTTCTCACCTTTGCTACATCCGGACACCTTTGGCACAAGACAAGAGACCACAACCATTAATCATCACATCACAAAAGGTAAGAACAGAGAAATGAGAGATTAGTCTTGTTTTGTATACCAAGCAATGAAGAAAATCTTGCTCTTCTGGCAGTTCTCAGTAGTGACAAAGTCGAAATCATAAATGGCGTAACGGCATTCTTCAGCAGGGAGGCTAGCAGCAAAGTCCTCATAGGATAGAACAGGTTCGCCAACTTTCTCAACAACCACTTGCTTCTGCTTCTCCTCGATCTTGTAAACAATGAAACGGTGAGTCCTTTTGGCCTTGAGTTCGAGAAACCTGAGCTTGCAGTCATCATGGACTGCCATCCCCGAAGCCGCATTAGCCTAATTATTAATCAATAAAACAACCAAAGCATCAAGTTTTCGTTAAATCTCTTCACACACCAAAAAAAAAAAAAACATTTTCAGATCACAGAGATAGTATCCTCCTAAAACCAAAAGATCAACACATAAACTGTGTACTTTACTCGTTGATGCATAACGATCTAGATTTCAAACTGCGTCTAAGTCATGATCGAATCAAGCAAAGCGAATATAATATTACAGTAGACACGTTCAATAATTCGTAGCAGTGACCATGAGGAACTCGATCGAAACTTCACCGAAAAATAACTAGATTCTTCACGATTTCGATTTCTACCGAACGAAGCGCATCATCAGCAACGCGATCGCAAAGTCTCAAAGATCTATAATCGAATTTAAAAAAAAACAAATCCTATCTTCCAGATCTAGTGAGCCAACTTCGTTATCAAATCAAAAATTGAGAAGTGAGCTTTAGATTGAAGAACTGGAAACAAACAGTATGAATCTCGTAATCTCTCACCATGGTTGCTGAATCAAAACGCTGTCAAGAGACAGTTTCGGGTGAAAGGTGACGGAGAGGTGACGGATGTTTTTTCTTCTCTTTTCCTTTCTTCTGCGTTGCTTTGAAGCTATACTCCGTATTATATTTATAGATAGAGAAACTCATTTACTCTGCTTTATGTATTTATTTAGTCAGCGTTTCATTTTTTTTGTTTTAGTCTAGTCAACATACTACTAAGCATGTAAATGGAAGCATGACACATGAGAGAGAGCATTGAAAACATTAGATGGAATTAAAAAAAAATAAACAAGTTGGCCAGGTATGGTTTCATCGTAAACATTTGTTGCATGCGTCAACTGTAAATTAATTTAACTGAATATATACATCACTAAATTTAAGGAAACTTTATGTCGTCAAACACTTGTCTGATTTTACAAGGGTTCTTAGACATCTTTCAAAAATCCGACCAACTTGATATAGATAAAGCTATCCTCAGCATGTGTTTTTGTTAACGCACGTTACTTGGTACCAAGAACAAAAGTCGGTGCGTGCACTGAGTGAATGGCCACATGGCCTTAAGACGTCTACCTTTGCTCACCCCAATAATTGTGAAGTCCCTCAGAAGAAAAGAAAAACATGTGAATTTGGATCGAGCAAAAATATTTATATCACATGTGTCCTTCGAGATTCGTTTGTCTGCTAGACTACTACCAAAGTAGCACAATAGATAGTACATAAGTACGTGGGTAATACACGAATGCTTCGGATCCATATGACCCGACCTTCGACAATATGGTATACTTGTCTATATCGATATATAAACATACTCTGTCGACTGTCGACTGCCATGTCTATTATGACTTGTACCTAGAAGAATCCTCAAAAGGCACCACATCGGGGGTCCAAAAGTCCTTGAAAATGCATTGTATATTAGTATTATAGATTTTTGATAACATGCATTCTATTGTGTACAGCCCTTAGTTTGGCTAATGTCCTGATCAAATAATATAAGCCACAGGAAAATATAGCATATAAATTTAAATTGTTTTCTGTTGATCTATACACATATATGTATAAGTAAACATACATTTCTGACAGTTCATATCTTACTCAATCTAATAAGTTCTATCCAAGTCTTCTTGATTTGACTGTTGGTTGGATCTGTTTCCAAAATAACAAAAAACCTTCAACTATATGATTAGTGCTTTGAGGTTAGTGTTCTTCAAATCTCGCTGGTCCAGAATCGATTGGACAAGCACTTTCGTTCTTCAGACAAGCCTGGAATGGATGCATCACTGATTTAGAAAATGTTGTCATATATTGTGCGAGATGAAATTTTTTCAAGTCTGTACAATCTACTGAGTACTGATCAAGAGATCTAATCTGTTGATACACGAGACAGTCTACCTTATCATATATCATTTGTTTAAATCCCTGGATCACTAGGCATCTCATGTAGATGAGAGACAATGTTCCAATAGGATCATCTGTTGATAAACGGTTTGGGTTTCTTACACGATTATAAAAGAGCACAGGCCAAATCTCTTTAAGTTTTAAGCAAGACACTGTAAGAACCAAAAAGAAAAAGAAAAGACACTGAAGACAAAGACCGATCAAATGAAGCTGTTTTGGTTGGTGGCGTCACAGCAAACTTTAAGATAAAGCATATCACTCTGATAACAGAAGCGACAAAGTTTGATACAACCGTTCCTCAATTGGCTCGGCTTTTGAAAATGTCGAGATCCATCTCAGTTGGATCGGTTGCTTGAAGCTCTACTTGAATCCCGTCTAGCTCTCTCTTGAACCTGTCCTTAGAGCTCGCATAGATCATCTTGCTTCTCACTCTTGCTGTGTCCGGAGACCTTGGCCCAAAACAACAAGAATATATTTTTTTAAGTAGCTCGAAAAGAAGGCGAAACTAGATAAAGAGCTTACCATGCGATGAAGAAAATCTTGCTCTTCTGGCAGTTCTCAGCAGTGACGAAATCAAAATCGAAGATGGCGTAGCGGCACTCGTCAGCAGGAAGACTTGCTGCAAAGTCATCATGGGATTGACCAGGTTCGCCGAGTTTCTCCACAACCACTTGCTTCTGCTGCTCCTCAATCTTGTACACGATGAAACGGTATGTCCTCTTCGCCTTGAGTTCAAGAAACTTGAGCTTGCAGTCATCGTGGACTGCCATGCCTGACGCTGCATTAGCCTGTTACCAATGAAAGAACATTAAGATGCGCGACTTCACTTCAAACAACACTCACACATAGTAGTAGACTCTACTCTACACACATTTTCACGAAACGTCGTTTCAGGTTATAGATATGTTCTGAAACCTTAACTCCACCACAAAAACTAATCATCTCTTGCAACTGAACCATGAGCACATGTTGATCTATTAGAATCAGAATCATCTGAAATGAACAATCAACACTTACACAGACGCGAGAAAATAAAATTGAATACAAAATCGATAGATCATCATCACTGTAAACCTAAATCCAAATGAAATTCACGTGGAACAAGCAGCTTTGTCCTGATTTCAAGATCAATTGGTTTAATCACTACAAGCACACTGAAACTTTCTAGAGCTTACAATCCTAATCTTATCCTAAATCAGTCCATCCCCTGACCCATACAACACAGTCTCAGAGATCTAAACCAACGAGCAAGTCCACCTCCAGATCCAATCTAATCAAATCAAACTTTTGGGCTACAAGCGAAATTTGAAGAATCAAAACCGAAATCGAGAAGCGAACTCCCAATCAGGTCAAAGAAATCAGAGAAAATAGCTATATACGAGATCAAAAACCAACAAATCGAGCTCTCACCATGGATGAATCAGATTAGTTTCAGAGACGAAGAAGAAGCTGGAGAGTGGAGAGACGATGGAGTCTACGGTGTGCGTCTTTTCTTTTCTCTTCCGTTTCCCCCAGCTTTATGCGGAAAGCCTATTAGCCGAAATATGTTAGGATTGTTTTGGTTAGAATTAATTAATTTATTTTATTTGATACATATGCATGACGCATAATATTTTGAAGTACATTATTAAATTAAGGATTAACTAGACTCTCATCCGCGCGCGAATATGAATTTTCAGTTTTTAATTATTTATTTTTTTAAATGATGTATTTGTAATATTCGTTCATATTATATTCATTAGTTAAATATTTTTTTTTTGCATCTTAAACTATCTATTTTTTTACGAATGTGTGATATCATATAAAAAATATATAAAAAATGAGTATAGAGTTAATTAGATAATTTTAAAAACATAAATTTTTCTTTCGTGTGCGATATCATATAAATAATGATCCGTCTAGTTAACAAAAATCATGATTATTTTATGTGTAATTTTTTTATTTTGACCATTTCCTTAAAACTATATTAAATTTTGCTTATTTTAATTAGAATATTTTTAATATCTTTACCTTTTTATTTNNNNNNNNNNNNNNNNNNNNNNNNNNNNNNNNNNNNNNNNNNNNNNNNNNNNNNNNNNNNNNNNNNNNNNNNNNNNNNNNNNNNNNNNNNNNNNNNNNNNNNNNNNNNNNNNNNNNNNNNNNNNNNNNNNNNNNNNNNNNNNNNNNNNNNNNNNNNNNNNNNNNNNNNNNNNNNNNNNNNNNNNNNNNNNNNNNNNNNNNNNNNNNNNNNNNNNNNNNNNNTTTAGCAAATGACAACTGAGTTATATTATGCTAAAATTTTATTTCTAACAATTTATCAAATGACAAATGAGTTATGAGCAAATAATACCATATAATTTTTAAAAACATAGTCATTCTTAAATATTTTTTGAATAAATAATTATTTTTAAATTTAATCAACTGAAAATAATATCCGTACAATTGTGTGAGTCAAATTCTAGTTTTATTGATGCATGTTATATATTAGTGCTGCATGTTTTAGGTAACATTTTAATGATGCACGTTTTTAAAAATCTATATTATTAAAATTATGCACGTAAGGATAATTCATGAGTTTTTTTGGTTGATTAAATGACATTATGTCCAAATTTATTTAAGTATATTTCATTAAGGTAACTGAAAAAGACAAACAATAAAATAGGAAGTTTAAATTTATTTAAGCATATTTCACTAATGTAACTGAATATGCAAGTAATAAATTAGGCAGTTTTATTCGTTTTTGGATATTTCATAAATGCAACTGAAAAAGACAAGCAAAAAAAATAGGGAGTTTAATTAATGAAGTAAGAACATTTTCAAATGGGTACTTCTCTTTTAATAATATAGATTGTTGATAAAAAAAGTTAAGGATTAATTATCTAATAATTCTAGATTTTATTTCCTCCAGAAAATATTCATGTTTTATAGAAAAAGTTGTTTGTAAAGTGTATATTTATACATGTTCAATGTATAAATTAATAGTAAACTATAAACTTTTTGAGATAAATGTAAAATATCTTATTGGTAAATAGTTTGAGAATAAAAAAAAATATCAAAAACTAAAAAGCATTTACAGTTTCAAAGCCATTTGATTAATTGTATTGTAATTGATTTCTTAATTTCAATAGTTGGTTTTTTTTTGTCAACATAACGTTCATTTATGTAAAACTCTAATGGGCTTTTACATTAAATTTTAAAGCAAAAAAAAAAGCTCAATTTCTAGAATAACCTAGGAGCATCATCTTCATGCAATACGCAACACGTGTTAACACGTGTCCTCCATGTACACACAGAGCAGTAGCCGTCGAGGCTGTGAAGCGGAAACTGTCGAGGCCGTGAAACGACAACCGCCGACTTCGTGAAGATTTAACCGCAAAAGACTCTGTTTTTTCAACCCTGCTTCTGTTTCCTCATCACCGAAGATCGGTAAACACCTTTCCAGTAGATCTGAAACCAATACTCTCTTTCGCGCTTCTGTTTCTTCAATCTCCAATCTCTTCCTTTGGATGTGAAGAACTCCAAATACATTCAAACGATTTGGTACCAACTATTGCCAAAACATTTGCAGGAAGCAAACTCTGGCTTTTCTTAAGTTGAAACAAATCAGTGAGGTTAATCTGCAAAACTCAGAACTCTAACCCTTTTGAATACTTTGCCTAGATTTATAACGACAAAGATTGACTTCATCCAGTAATAGAGTTTGAGGATAACCATCATAAAATATGAAAGTTCAAAGAGACAACCAAAATTTGAAACTAAAACCAGAGAGTAGATGATGTTTATTCAAAACACAACAAAAAACATCGCCTTGCGAAAATATGAATCGGCTAAAACCGAAGAAGTAATCCGCAGACGGAAGGAAAGATCGGACAACGCCGAAGATCCTATTAATATTTACACACAAAAAGCAAAATACACAAGAAAAGAGGCGACCGGCGGTGGTTTTCACGCCGGTCACCTCTTTTCTTGTGTATTTTGACGAAATCTCTTAGATAGATGTTTGACGAAAACTAGAGAGAGAGAGATAAAAAAGAGACTATAGTTGGATTTGTTAATACTAGTTGATTAAATGCTTTGATTTATTTTGAGAATAAATGTAATAAAAAAATGAAATAGAATTTGTCCAAAAGAAAAGATATAGAACAAGACCAAAAAAGCTTTTACATTTTTCAAAGTCAATTGGTTAACTATACTAACTTAATTTAATACATTTTAAAATCTGATGTGTCAAGGGTGACTAAAAAAACGCAATTTCTTAAACAACTAGGCAAAAAAGCTGGCGCCATCTCGAAAACACACATTCTCGTTTTTCATTGGCTAATCGGAAGAGACGCGGATCGCACTTAAATGATTCTCGACCGTAGATAAGAATAAATCCAACGGACACAAAATTATATATGTTTTGCCCTTTCACCTATAAAAACACGGAAGACCGCTTACGTCAAAAATACAAATCTCCAATCTCCTTCCACTATAACAATCAGTATTCTTTCAGTCAGCGCAAACCTTCATCCCGTGCAATGGAAACCACCGGAAAAGTGAAGAAGGCTTTCGGAGGAAGAAAAGCCGGTGGCCCCAAGACCAAATCCGTTTCCAAATCGATCAAAGCCGGTCTCCAGTTCCCGGTCGGGAGAATCACTCGTTTCCTGAGGAAGGGACGGTACGCTCAGAGACTCGGTGGTGGAGCTCCGGTCTACATGGCCGCCGTTCTCGAGTACCTCGCCGCCGAAGTAAGTCTCTCAATTCAGATTTGATTTTGTTTAAAAGCGAAAATCATTTTCTGATTTTGAAATTATTTGAATCAGGTTCTGGAGCTAGCTGGTAACGCAGCGAGGGACAACAAGAAGTCGAGGATCATTCCGAGGCATCTTCTTTTGGCGATTAGGAACGACGAGGAGTTGGGGAAGCTTCTGAGTGGTGTCACGATCGCTCACGGTGGTGTGTTGCCTAACATTAACTCTGTTCTCTTGCCTAAGAAGTCTGCTAAATCGACTGAGGAAGTTGCGTCCAAGTCCCCAGCTAAATCTCCGAAGAAAGCTTAAAAATCTTCTCGGCGTTGGTTTCGTTCACCAGTTTAGTTAATGTGTTCGGGTGTTTTATATGTAGAAAATCTATCTTTTTTAATTATGTATTTTGGATTTGATTTCTCTGCAGGTCCAACTTTCCTCTAAGTAACGAATTATAAAATATTTGCAATTTGCGTTAAGTTCCCTTGTTAACTTATCACCAACCCTATCGTATCATTTAGCAATTTGCACATTCGATCCTCTTTCAATCCCTCGAAGAACATAACAAATGTTCCCGTCTCAGTGTGCGCTTCGCATGTATTTATCATCTTCATTACGACATTTAACAACTACTCGTGGTTCTTGTTCGAAATTATTCGTTGGAGGTATAACCTCTG
The DNA window shown above is from Brassica oleracea var. oleracea cultivar TO1000 chromosome C3, BOL, whole genome shotgun sequence and carries:
- the LOC106328861 gene encoding actin-depolymerizing factor 3-like, with amino-acid sequence MANAASGMAVHDDCKLKFLELKAKRTYRFIVYKIEEQQKQVVVEKLGEPGQSHDDFAASLPADECRYAIFDFDFVTAENCQKSKIFFIAWSPDTARVRSKMIYASSKDRFKRELDGIQVELQATDPTEMDLDIFKSRAN
- the LOC106329334 gene encoding probable histone H2A.7, which codes for METTGKVKKAFGGRKAGGPKTKSVSKSIKAGLQFPVGRITRFLRKGRYAQRLGGGAPVYMAAVLEYLAAEVLELAGNAARDNKKSRIIPRHLLLAIRNDEELGKLLSGVTIAHGGVLPNINSVLLPKKSAKSTEEVASKSPAKSPKKA
- the LOC106331614 gene encoding histone H2B.10-like; the protein is MAPKAAEKKPAEKAPAEKKPKAGKKLPKDPSAVAGDKKKKRSKKSVETYKIYIFKVLKQVHPDIGISSKAMGIMNSFINDIFEKLAGESSKLARYNKKPTITSREIQTAVRLVLPGELAKHAVSEGTKAVTKFTSS
- the LOC106329731 gene encoding uncharacterized protein LOC106329731, with translation MQSLLPFGLRQSFKRDGKGGPYVCLQCAFLTHGECIDLPRIISINRHEHRISFTPHLGVGYSKCGVCRKSLNQYRGAYSCSVCPKYATHCKCALRSDLWDRVDLEGIPNHDAEYIAPFKVVGDDLIIHFSHEKHPLKFYKKNKILYDKWLQCEACMYPLVFESSYGCKECRFFLHDKCANLPTKKKTAFSRKLHSLVVTNEVVTACAECSVLFDGFNYTFQGDWRIDVHCGSLCEPFIHDGHLHRLYFYQRWGSSCVACEDIIRYGRYMMCCDACGFDLCLYCASLPTKMWHKKDDHPITLHCGVKLSEKSCCEICERELDQCKWFYTCFDCGVTFHTRCVLGDFSRLKPEKLIFYNRKRFEVVRNNNSTRPLCSQCHSRCKVSVVLKACDGNNGYICSRSCLLLYTNIYIYV
- the LOC106328365 gene encoding actin-depolymerizing factor 4-like, producing the protein MANAASGMAVHDDCKLRFLELKAKRTHRFIVYKIEEKQKQVVVEKVGEPVLSYEDFAASLPAEECRYAIYDFDFVTTENCQKSKIFFIAWCPDVAKVRSKMIYASSKDRFKRELDGIQVELQATDPTEMDLDVFKSRVN